The following coding sequences are from one Manduca sexta isolate Smith_Timp_Sample1 chromosome 7, JHU_Msex_v1.0, whole genome shotgun sequence window:
- the LOC119193846 gene encoding uncharacterized protein LOC119193846, translating to MHAGPQLLLATIRETYWPLGGRKLARLCYRQCVRCQRFKGQVVQTQMGNLPSNRLSPADFPFQSVGVDYAGPITSVNRQGRGCKLMKVYIVIFVCFTTKAIHLELAGNLTSSNYLQALRRFMSRRGKPLHIYSDNGTSFVGAYHDLSTFLKRNCNSLAEDAAHDGINFHFIPAYAPHFGGLWEAGVKSTKHHLVRVLGNCHLTYEELNSTLIQIEAILNSRPLTPLSSDAEDLLPLTPGHFLIGRPVTSLPVQNLRDCSYDHLTRHQRIEQLRQHFWVRWSKTSEKSQMAEWQRLSFKNRRPCHHQGRLFTTN from the coding sequence ATGCATGCAGGTCCCCAATTATTATTGGCTACAATAAGAGAAACTTACTGGCCTTTGGGTGGTCGCAAATTAGCCAGATTATGCTATCGTCAGTGCGTTCGCTGTCAACGTTTTAAGGGACAAGTTGTTCAAACACAAATGGGCAATTTGCCATCAAACAGATTGTCACCAGCTGACTTTCCTTTTCAAAGTGTAGGCGTTGACTACGCGGGTCCCATAACATCGGTTAATCGTCAAGGTCGTGGATGTAAACTAATGAaagtttatattgtaatttttgtgtGCTTTACGACTAAAGCCATACATTTAGAATTAGCGGGCAATTTGACGAGCAGCAACTACTTACAGGCTTTGCGTAGGTTTATGTCCCGAAGAGGAAAGCCTCTTCATATTTATTCAGACAATGGGACATCATTTGTAGGAGCCTATCATGATCTCTCTACATTCCTTAAGCGCAATTGTAACTCCTTAGCTGAAGATGCGGCTCATGATGGAATCAATTTCCACTTTATTCCTGCCTACGCCCCACATTTTGGTGGTCTTTGGGAGGCGGGTGTTAAATCCACTAAACATCATTTAGTTAGAGTGCTGGGCAATTGTCACTTAACTTATGAGGAGCTAAACTCCACCTTAATCCAAATAGAGGCAATTTTAAATTCTCGACCGCTCACTCCGCTGTCATCAGACGCTGAAGATTTGCTGCCGCTGACTCCAGGTCATTTTTTAATCGGAAGACCAGTTACTTCACTACCTGTTCAAAACTTGCGGGACTGCTCTTATGACCACCTGACTCGGCATCAAAGGATCGAGCAACTCAGGCAACATTTCTGGGTGAGATGGAGCAAAACTTCAGAAAAGAGTCAAATGGCAGAGTGGCAaagattatcatttaaaaatcgaCGCCCTTGTCATCATCAAGGACGACTATTTACCACCAATTAA